A part of Sulfurimonas sp. HSL-1716 genomic DNA contains:
- the rpmC gene encoding 50S ribosomal protein L29 has translation MKYSDLAGKSAAELQVMLKEKKTELFTLKIKQKMMQLNNSSELRVAKKDIARINTALSAMK, from the coding sequence ATGAAATATTCTGATTTAGCAGGAAAGAGTGCAGCTGAGCTTCAAGTAATGCTTAAAGAGAAAAAAACTGAGCTGTTTACTTTGAAAATAAAACAAAAAATGATGCAATTAAATAACAGCAGCGAACTTCGCGTAGCTAAAAAAGATATTGCACGTATCAACACTGCGCTTAGCGCAATGAAGTAA
- the rpsQ gene encoding 30S ribosomal protein S17 — MTHKREIQGNVIKISGDKTVSIVVERRVMHPKYHKVVKRFKKYLVHDERNELKVGDEIVATECRPLSKTKSYRLKSIVSGAQL; from the coding sequence ATGACACATAAACGTGAAATTCAAGGTAATGTAATTAAGATTTCTGGTGACAAGACTGTATCTATCGTAGTAGAACGCCGTGTAATGCACCCGAAATATCACAAAGTTGTTAAACGTTTCAAAAAGTACCTGGTACATGATGAGCGTAATGAACTTAAAGTTGGTGATGAGATCGTTGCGACTGAATGTCGTCCATTATCTAAAACTAAATCTTATAGATTGAAAAGCATTGTATCAGGAGCGCAGTTATGA
- the rplN gene encoding 50S ribosomal protein L14: MIQSFTRLNVADNTGAKEIMCIKVLGGSKKRYATVGDVIVASVKKAIPTAKVKKGAVVKAVVVRTKKEVHRENGSLIRFDDNAAVILDAKREPIGTRIFGPISREVRYSGFMKIVSLAPEVV, encoded by the coding sequence ATGATTCAAAGTTTTACTCGTCTTAACGTTGCGGATAATACAGGTGCAAAAGAGATAATGTGTATCAAGGTACTTGGCGGATCTAAAAAACGCTATGCTACTGTCGGTGACGTTATCGTTGCTTCAGTAAAGAAAGCTATACCGACTGCAAAAGTTAAAAAAGGTGCGGTTGTCAAAGCTGTAGTTGTTAGAACTAAAAAAGAGGTACATCGTGAAAACGGTTCTTTGATCCGTTTTGATGATAACGCAGCAGTTATCCTGGATGCAAAACGTGAGCCTATCGGAACACGTATATTCGGGCCGATCAGCCGTGAAGTTCGTTATTCAGGTTTTATGAAGATCGTATCTCTTGCGCCGGAGGTTGTGTAA
- the rplX gene encoding 50S ribosomal protein L24, which yields MAKFNFKKGDTVEIIAGDDKGTKAEVLAVMPKKNKVVVKGCKVAKKAVKPTEDNPKGGFLNKEMPIDASNVRKVEA from the coding sequence ATGGCAAAATTTAATTTCAAAAAAGGTGATACCGTAGAGATCATCGCCGGTGACGATAAAGGCACCAAAGCGGAAGTTCTAGCGGTTATGCCAAAGAAAAACAAAGTGGTCGTAAAAGGTTGTAAAGTAGCAAAAAAAGCTGTCAAACCAACCGAAGACAATCCAAAAGGCGGCTTTTTAAATAAAGAGATGCCTATCGATGCGTCAAATGTACGTAAAGTGGAGGCATAA